From Streptomyces griseorubiginosus, one genomic window encodes:
- a CDS encoding S53 family peptidase, with protein MRSNRAKLRAGVSMAATLPMLAGALALGIPAAHAADNPARDTLAGTKPAWATAKADKGATSDSAKVSARVYLAGKDATGLAAYAKSVSDPDSASYGKYLSAAQAQARFGATKAQVAAVKSWLTAAGLKVTDVTEHYVAVSGDVAAVEKAFGTQLHNYTKGSKTYRAPDKAASAPAGLDGAVLTVTGLDNAPHKASSKDQLPPPDAVFKNAGPFSSYYGSNTASTLPSAYGSKIPYAIKGYTGKQLRAAYGAGTYTGKGVRVAITDAYASPTIAFDAATYAKKNGDAAYTSGQLKQVLPKNYTKTEECGAAGWYGEETLDVEAVHAVAPDANITYVGAASCYDDDLLDSLSKVVDNHLADIVSNSWGDIEANQTPDLAAAYDQVFQFGAVEGIGFYFSSGDNGDEVANTGTKQVDTPANSAWVTAVGGTSLAVGKGDKYLWETGWGTEKATLSADGKSWTDFPGAFTSGAGGGTSKTVAEPFYQKGVVPNALATANNAAGNRVVPDISAIADPNTGFLVGQTQTFPDGSQQYSEYRIGGTSLASPVIAAVQALAQQARGGKALGFANPSIYSKYGSRVYHDVTDNPTGSGLAVARVDFANSYDATDGLLTSVRSLGKDSSLSAVKGYDDVTGVGTPANGYVQSFGRR; from the coding sequence ATGAGATCCAACCGCGCCAAACTTCGCGCCGGAGTGAGCATGGCGGCGACACTGCCCATGCTCGCGGGCGCGCTGGCGCTCGGTATACCCGCGGCCCACGCCGCGGACAACCCGGCGCGTGACACGCTGGCCGGGACCAAGCCCGCGTGGGCCACGGCCAAGGCCGACAAGGGCGCCACCTCGGACAGCGCCAAGGTCTCCGCCCGGGTCTACCTCGCGGGCAAGGACGCCACCGGCCTCGCCGCCTACGCGAAGTCCGTGTCCGACCCGGACTCGGCGTCGTACGGCAAGTACCTGAGCGCCGCGCAGGCGCAGGCCCGCTTCGGCGCGACCAAGGCGCAGGTCGCCGCGGTCAAGTCCTGGCTGACGGCCGCCGGTCTGAAGGTCACGGACGTCACCGAGCACTACGTCGCCGTCAGCGGTGACGTGGCCGCCGTCGAGAAGGCCTTCGGGACCCAGCTGCACAACTACACCAAGGGCTCGAAGACGTACCGCGCGCCGGACAAGGCCGCGTCCGCGCCGGCCGGCCTCGACGGTGCCGTGCTGACCGTCACCGGCCTGGACAACGCGCCGCACAAGGCGAGCAGCAAGGACCAACTGCCGCCGCCGGACGCCGTGTTCAAGAACGCCGGGCCGTTCTCCTCGTACTACGGCTCGAACACCGCGAGCACGCTGCCGTCCGCCTACGGCTCGAAGATCCCGTACGCGATCAAGGGCTACACGGGCAAGCAGCTGCGTGCCGCGTACGGCGCCGGCACGTACACCGGCAAGGGGGTGCGCGTGGCCATCACCGACGCGTACGCCTCCCCGACCATCGCCTTCGACGCGGCCACGTACGCGAAGAAGAACGGTGACGCGGCCTACACCAGCGGCCAGTTGAAGCAGGTCCTGCCCAAGAACTACACGAAGACCGAGGAGTGCGGGGCGGCCGGCTGGTACGGCGAGGAGACCCTCGACGTCGAGGCCGTGCACGCGGTCGCGCCGGACGCGAACATCACCTACGTGGGTGCCGCGTCCTGCTACGACGACGATCTGCTCGACTCGCTCAGCAAGGTCGTCGACAACCACCTGGCCGACATCGTCTCCAACTCGTGGGGCGACATCGAGGCCAACCAGACGCCGGACCTCGCGGCCGCCTATGACCAGGTCTTCCAGTTCGGCGCGGTCGAGGGCATCGGCTTCTACTTCTCCTCCGGCGACAACGGCGACGAGGTCGCCAACACCGGCACGAAGCAGGTCGACACCCCGGCCAACTCGGCGTGGGTGACGGCGGTCGGCGGTACCTCCCTCGCCGTCGGCAAGGGCGACAAGTACCTGTGGGAGACCGGCTGGGGCACCGAGAAGGCCACGCTGTCCGCGGACGGCAAGAGCTGGACCGACTTCCCCGGCGCGTTCACCTCGGGTGCGGGCGGCGGCACCAGCAAGACGGTCGCCGAGCCCTTCTACCAGAAGGGTGTCGTCCCGAACGCGCTCGCCACGGCCAACAACGCCGCCGGCAACCGCGTGGTCCCGGACATCTCCGCGATCGCCGACCCCAACACCGGCTTCCTGGTGGGACAGACGCAGACCTTCCCCGACGGCTCGCAGCAGTACAGCGAGTACCGCATCGGCGGCACCTCGCTGGCCTCGCCGGTGATCGCGGCCGTGCAGGCGCTGGCGCAGCAGGCGCGCGGCGGCAAGGCGCTCGGGTTCGCCAACCCGTCGATCTACTCGAAGTACGGATCGCGGGTGTACCACGACGTCACGGACAACCCGACGGGCTCCGGACTCGCGGTGGCGCGCGTGGACTTCGCCAACAGCTATGACGCCACCGACGGGCTGCTGACCTCGGTCCGCTCCCTCGGCAAGGACAGCTCGCTGTCCGCGGTGAAGGGCTACGACGACGTGACGGGTGTGGGTACGCCCGCGAACGGTTACGTCCAGTCGTTCGGCCGGCGCTGA
- a CDS encoding DUF305 domain-containing protein: protein MAVAVAGVLVAAGAITYAVAEDGSGDTPTADSADAGFARDMAVHHQQAVEMSYIVRDRTKDVEVRRLAYDIAQTQANQRGMLLGWLDLWGLPKVSADPPMTWMGMGDMPSAGEGSLMPGMATDSEMKKLGTLNGKQAEIFYLQLMTEHHKGGIHMAKGCVDKCTVGVEKRLAQGMVDAQQSEIDLMAGMLKERGAKPGS, encoded by the coding sequence GTGGCCGTGGCGGTGGCGGGCGTGCTCGTCGCGGCCGGCGCGATCACCTACGCCGTGGCCGAGGACGGCTCGGGTGACACGCCCACCGCCGACTCGGCGGACGCCGGGTTCGCGCGGGACATGGCCGTGCACCACCAGCAGGCCGTCGAGATGTCGTACATCGTGCGCGACCGCACCAAGGACGTCGAGGTGCGGCGGCTCGCCTACGACATCGCGCAGACGCAGGCCAACCAGCGCGGGATGCTGCTGGGCTGGCTGGATCTGTGGGGGCTGCCGAAGGTGTCGGCGGATCCGCCGATGACGTGGATGGGCATGGGTGACATGCCGTCGGCCGGCGAGGGTTCGCTGATGCCGGGCATGGCGACCGACAGCGAGATGAAGAAGCTGGGCACGCTGAACGGCAAGCAGGCCGAGATCTTCTACCTCCAGCTGATGACGGAGCATCACAAGGGCGGCATCCACATGGCGAAGGGCTGTGTGGACAAGTGCACGGTCGGGGTGGAGAAGCGGCTCGCGCAGGGGATGGTCGACGCGCAGCAGTCGGAGATCGACCTGATGGCGGGGATGCTGAAGGAGCGGGGCGCGAAGCCGGGATCATAG
- a CDS encoding DUF3105 domain-containing protein: protein MGSAKKSTAAARKARIEEMRRAEQARARRNRILIVTASVVAVAGLVAGTVALVRSQSDDSGTAADGKGTGHFVTGSDGVKTWKGTLGRTHVAKTVNYPMEPPVGGDHNQVWMNCNGNVYDKAINNMNAVHSLEHGAVWVTYTSAAKKADVDALAAKVKKTPYTLMSPDDKQKDPIMLSAWGHQRTVTSAGDPNVDKFFEKFVQGQQTPEPGAACTGGLSQ from the coding sequence ATGGGTTCCGCCAAGAAGAGCACCGCAGCGGCACGCAAGGCGCGCATAGAGGAGATGCGGCGAGCCGAACAGGCCCGCGCGCGCCGCAACCGGATCCTCATCGTCACCGCCAGCGTGGTCGCCGTGGCCGGTCTGGTCGCCGGTACCGTCGCCCTCGTCCGCTCGCAGTCCGACGACAGCGGCACGGCGGCCGACGGCAAGGGCACGGGGCACTTCGTCACGGGCTCGGACGGCGTGAAGACCTGGAAGGGCACGCTGGGCCGTACGCATGTCGCCAAGACCGTGAACTACCCGATGGAGCCCCCGGTCGGCGGCGACCACAACCAGGTCTGGATGAACTGCAACGGGAACGTCTACGACAAGGCGATCAACAACATGAACGCCGTGCACTCCCTGGAGCACGGCGCGGTGTGGGTGACGTACACCAGCGCGGCCAAGAAGGCCGACGTCGACGCGCTCGCGGCGAAGGTGAAGAAGACGCCGTACACGCTGATGAGCCCGGACGACAAGCAGAAGGACCCGATCATGCTGTCGGCCTGGGGCCATCAGCGGACGGTGACCAGCGCCGGCGACCCGAACGTCGACAAGTTCTTCGAGAAGTTCGTGCAGGGCCAGCAGACGCCCGAGCCGGGCGCGGCGTGCACGGGTGGTCTGTCGCAGTGA
- the glnA gene encoding type I glutamate--ammonia ligase, which yields MDKQQEFVLRTLEERDIRFVRLWFTDVLGFLKSVAVAPAELEQAFDEGIGFDGSAIEGFARVYESDMIAKPDPSTFQVLPWRAEAPGTARMFCDILMPDGSPSFADPRYVLKRALARTSDLGFTFYTHPEIEFFLLKDRPLDGSRPTPADNSGYFDHTPQNIGMDFRRQAITMLESMGISVEFSHHEGAPGQQEIDLRYADALSTADNIMTFRLVMKQVALEQGVQATFMPKPFSEHPGSGMHTHLSLFEGDRNAFYESGSEYQLSKVGRSFIAGLLKHAAEISAVTNQWVNSYKRIWGGTERTAGAGGEAPSYICWGHNNRSALVRVPMYKPGKTGSARIEVRSLDSGANPYLAYAVLLAAGLKGIEEGYELPPGAEDDVWALSDAERRAMGIEPLPQNLGEALTLMERSDLVAETLGEHVFDFFLRNKRQEWEEYRSEVTAFELRKNLPVL from the coding sequence ATGGACAAGCAGCAGGAGTTCGTGCTCCGGACGTTGGAGGAGCGCGACATCCGGTTCGTACGCCTGTGGTTCACGGACGTGCTGGGCTTCCTCAAGTCCGTCGCCGTGGCCCCGGCGGAGCTGGAACAGGCCTTCGACGAGGGCATCGGCTTCGACGGCTCCGCGATCGAGGGATTCGCCCGCGTATACGAATCGGACATGATCGCCAAGCCGGACCCGTCGACCTTCCAGGTCCTGCCCTGGCGAGCGGAGGCCCCCGGCACGGCCCGCATGTTCTGCGACATCCTCATGCCGGACGGCTCCCCGTCCTTCGCGGACCCCAGGTACGTCCTCAAGCGCGCCCTCGCCCGCACCTCCGACCTGGGTTTCACCTTCTACACCCACCCGGAGATCGAGTTCTTCCTCCTGAAGGACCGCCCGCTGGACGGCTCGCGCCCCACTCCCGCCGACAACTCCGGCTACTTCGACCACACCCCCCAGAACATCGGCATGGACTTCCGCCGCCAGGCGATCACCATGCTGGAGTCGATGGGCATCTCGGTCGAGTTCTCCCACCACGAGGGCGCCCCCGGCCAGCAGGAGATCGACCTCCGCTACGCCGACGCGCTCTCCACGGCGGACAACATCATGACGTTCCGCCTGGTCATGAAGCAGGTGGCGCTGGAGCAGGGCGTGCAGGCGACCTTCATGCCGAAGCCGTTCTCCGAGCACCCCGGCTCGGGCATGCACACCCACCTGTCCCTGTTCGAGGGCGACCGGAACGCGTTCTACGAGTCGGGCTCGGAGTACCAGCTCTCCAAGGTCGGCCGCTCCTTCATCGCGGGCCTGCTCAAGCACGCGGCGGAGATCTCCGCGGTCACCAACCAGTGGGTCAACTCCTACAAGCGCATCTGGGGCGGCACCGAGCGCACCGCCGGCGCCGGCGGCGAGGCCCCCTCCTACATCTGCTGGGGCCACAACAACCGCTCGGCCCTGGTCCGCGTCCCGATGTACAAGCCCGGCAAGACCGGCTCGGCGCGGATCGAGGTCCGCTCGCTCGACTCCGGCGCCAACCCGTACCTGGCCTACGCGGTCCTCCTGGCCGCCGGCCTCAAGGGCATCGAGGAGGGCTACGAACTCCCGCCGGGCGCCGAGGACGACGTCTGGGCCCTCTCCGACGCCGAACGCCGAGCGATGGGCATCGAACCCCTCCCGCAGAACCTGGGCGAGGCCCTGACCCTGATGGAACGCAGCGACCTGGTGGCCGAAACCCTCGGCGAACACGTCTTCGACTTCTTCCTGCGCAACAAGCGGCAGGAGTGGGAGGAGTACCGCTCGGAGGTCACGGCCTTCGAGCTGCGGAAGAACCTGCCGGTGCTGTAG
- a CDS encoding VOC family protein has protein sequence MDMSLEVILLPVSDVDRAKEFYRDKVGFHVDLDGEVMEGVRICQLTPPGSGCSIALVDGLQVPTGAPQPGTYHGMQLCVTDAKAAYEELTSRGLDVSEPAQFAPQDGATFMYFKDPDGNGWAIQEYKRRETEPLHQVLAQQAAAQ, from the coding sequence ATGGACATGAGCCTCGAAGTGATCCTGCTGCCGGTCTCGGACGTGGACCGGGCCAAGGAGTTCTACCGCGACAAGGTCGGCTTCCACGTGGATCTGGACGGCGAGGTGATGGAGGGCGTCCGCATCTGCCAGCTGACCCCGCCCGGCTCGGGCTGTTCCATCGCCCTGGTGGACGGCCTCCAGGTCCCCACGGGGGCGCCGCAGCCCGGCACGTACCACGGCATGCAGCTGTGCGTCACGGACGCGAAGGCGGCGTACGAGGAGCTCACCTCGCGCGGCCTGGACGTCAGCGAGCCGGCCCAGTTCGCGCCCCAGGACGGCGCCACCTTCATGTACTTCAAGGACCCGGACGGCAACGGCTGGGCGATCCAGGAGTACAAGCGCCGCGAGACGGAGCCCCTGCACCAGGTACTGGCGCAGCAGGCGGCAGCCCAGTAG
- a CDS encoding pyridoxamine 5'-phosphate oxidase family protein has product MTEQEPETYLDPRYSDPDATAHSWADAESLLASAELFWISTVRPDGRPHVTPLPGVWAHGALHFCTGPEERKAKNLAHNAHVTLTTGTNIWDKGYDLVVEGEAVRVSDDARLRELAAAWEAKYGDFWRFEVREGYFHHGPGHAVVYAVAPRTVFGFGKGQPFSQTRWRF; this is encoded by the coding sequence ATGACCGAGCAGGAACCCGAGACGTACCTCGACCCGCGCTACAGCGACCCCGACGCGACGGCGCACTCCTGGGCCGACGCCGAGTCGTTGCTGGCCTCCGCCGAGCTGTTCTGGATCTCGACGGTACGACCGGACGGGCGCCCGCACGTCACGCCGTTGCCGGGGGTGTGGGCGCACGGGGCGCTGCACTTCTGCACCGGTCCCGAGGAGCGCAAGGCGAAGAACCTCGCGCACAACGCGCACGTCACGCTGACCACCGGCACCAACATCTGGGACAAGGGCTACGACCTGGTGGTGGAGGGCGAGGCGGTGCGGGTGTCGGACGACGCGCGGCTGCGGGAGCTGGCGGCGGCGTGGGAGGCGAAGTACGGCGACTTCTGGCGCTTCGAGGTGCGGGAGGGGTATTTCCATCACGGTCCGGGACACGCCGTCGTCTATGCGGTGGCGCCGCGGACGGTTTTCGGCTTCGGTAAGGGACAGCCGTTCAGCCAGACGCGCTGGCGCTTCTGA
- a CDS encoding helix-turn-helix transcriptional regulator: protein MTPPHTTAEAHLRRMADVLEEARQDLASGGVPPKCLLPGLMRLIACDAASFSELDISTRRQLNAQEIGDEDADLDMDAYWRWRHQHTQCTQVSRPHGTPETTQMADFRSVRELRSLPIYTEFLAPHPTIAAIALPTAPNRTRVFQFFREDGKAFTDHEMTTLRMLAPHLYDLYKQAARRRRQPVRLTHRELDVLRCVALGMGTPQIAEQLCVSPSTVRKHLENAFGRLGVSSRTAAVARVFPEPEAL from the coding sequence ATGACCCCACCCCACACCACCGCCGAGGCCCATCTGCGGCGCATGGCGGACGTGCTGGAGGAGGCCCGGCAGGATCTCGCGAGCGGCGGCGTGCCGCCGAAATGCCTGTTGCCGGGGCTGATGCGGCTGATCGCGTGCGACGCCGCGAGCTTCAGCGAGCTGGACATCTCCACCAGGAGACAGCTCAACGCCCAGGAAATAGGCGACGAGGACGCGGACCTCGACATGGACGCGTACTGGCGCTGGCGCCATCAGCACACCCAGTGCACCCAGGTCTCCCGGCCGCACGGCACTCCCGAGACGACACAGATGGCCGACTTCCGCTCGGTCCGCGAGCTGCGCAGCCTCCCCATCTACACGGAGTTCCTCGCCCCGCACCCCACCATCGCGGCCATCGCCCTGCCGACCGCGCCGAACCGCACCCGGGTCTTCCAGTTCTTCCGCGAGGACGGGAAGGCCTTCACCGACCACGAGATGACGACGCTGCGGATGCTGGCCCCGCACCTGTACGACCTCTACAAGCAGGCCGCCCGCCGCCGCAGGCAGCCCGTCCGTCTCACCCACCGCGAACTCGACGTCCTGCGCTGTGTGGCCCTCGGCATGGGCACCCCGCAGATCGCCGAGCAACTCTGCGTCTCCCCCAGCACGGTTCGCAAGCATCTGGAGAACGCCTTCGGCAGACTGGGAGTGTCGAGCCGGACCGCCGCGGTGGCCCGGGTGTTTCCCGAGCCGGAGGCTCTGTGA
- a CDS encoding bifunctional [glutamine synthetase] adenylyltransferase/[glutamine synthetase]-adenylyl-L-tyrosine phosphorylase, with protein MTSAPGRRSSTFTRLLRHGFTDPSAAERLLDSAELSGVRNDPVLLEALGATADPDLALHGLVRLLEAQSDRELLDTVIAAKPLRDRLLGVLGASAALAEHLQRHPRDWHALVTYEPRDLHPGVEEFERGLAGATDPVSLRVAYRRCLLSIAARDVCGTTDLAETAAELADLATATLRAALAIARAAAPEDAALCRLAVIAMGKCGGHELNYVSDVDVIFVAETADGADEGKALRAATKLASHMMRVCSETTVEGSIWPVDANLRPEGRNGPLVRTLSSHLAYYQRWAKTWEFQALLKARPVAGDIELGEEYVAALEPLVWKAAERENFVADVQKMRRRVVENIPVAELDRQLKLGPGGLRDVEFAVQLLQLVHGREDGSLRSGTTLKALQALAAGGYVGRADAAQLDEAYRFLRSMEHRIQLYRLRRTHLVPEDEDDLRRLGRSLGLRTDPVTELNREWKRHASVVRRLHEKLFYRPLLDAVAQLGPGEIRLSTGAARERLVALGYADPASALRHLEALASGVTRKAAIQRTLLPVLLGWFAESADPDAGLLNFRKVSDALGKTPWYLRLLRDEGAAAENLARVLSAGRLAPDLLMRAPEAVALLGDGDGGGLSLRGREHLEQEILAAVRRADGAAQAVTAARGVRRRELFRTAAADIVGSYGTETQPAEPDQGALVDRVGAAVSDLTAATLAGTLRAVVREGWGDTLPTRFAVIGMGRFGGHELGYGSDADVLFVHEPREGVDEREASQAANKVVSEMRRLLQIPSADPPLLIDADLRPEGKSGPLVRTLTSYEAYYRRWSLTWEAQALLRAEPVAGDEELGRRFVELIDPLRYPATGLGEDAVREIRRLKARMESERLPRGADPKLHTKLGPGGLSDVEWTVQLVQMRHGAGEAGLRTTRTRAALVAARDAGLISEEDAAVLDEAWVLATRVRNAVMLVRGRAGDTFPSEARELAAVGRYLGYEAGHVGDMLDDYRRTARRARGVVEELFYGA; from the coding sequence ATGACGTCGGCGCCGGGGCGCAGGAGCAGTACCTTCACGCGGCTGCTGCGGCACGGTTTCACCGATCCGTCCGCCGCCGAGCGGCTGCTGGACAGCGCGGAACTGAGCGGCGTGCGCAATGACCCGGTGCTGCTGGAGGCCCTCGGCGCGACCGCCGACCCGGACCTCGCGCTGCACGGTCTCGTACGGCTCCTGGAGGCGCAGTCCGACCGGGAGCTGCTCGACACGGTGATAGCGGCGAAGCCCTTGCGGGACCGGCTGCTGGGGGTGCTCGGCGCGTCCGCCGCGCTCGCCGAGCACCTCCAACGGCATCCGAGGGACTGGCACGCGCTCGTCACCTACGAACCGCGCGACCTGCACCCCGGCGTCGAGGAGTTCGAGCGCGGGCTCGCCGGGGCCACCGACCCCGTCTCGCTGCGCGTCGCCTACCGCCGCTGTCTGCTGTCCATCGCCGCCCGGGACGTGTGCGGCACCACCGACCTCGCCGAGACCGCCGCCGAGCTCGCCGACCTCGCCACCGCGACCCTGCGGGCCGCCCTCGCCATAGCGCGCGCGGCCGCACCCGAGGACGCCGCGCTGTGCCGGCTCGCGGTCATCGCGATGGGCAAGTGCGGTGGCCACGAGCTGAACTACGTCTCCGACGTCGACGTCATCTTCGTCGCGGAGACCGCCGACGGGGCCGACGAGGGCAAGGCCCTGCGCGCCGCCACCAAGCTCGCCTCGCACATGATGCGTGTCTGCTCCGAGACGACCGTCGAGGGCTCCATCTGGCCCGTCGACGCCAATCTGCGGCCCGAGGGACGCAACGGCCCGCTCGTGCGCACCCTCTCCTCCCACCTCGCCTACTACCAGCGCTGGGCCAAGACCTGGGAGTTCCAGGCCCTCCTCAAGGCCCGCCCGGTCGCCGGCGACATCGAGCTGGGCGAGGAGTACGTGGCGGCTCTCGAACCCCTCGTCTGGAAGGCCGCCGAACGCGAGAACTTCGTCGCCGACGTGCAGAAGATGCGGCGCCGGGTCGTCGAGAACATCCCCGTCGCCGAGCTCGACCGGCAGCTCAAGCTCGGCCCCGGCGGACTGCGCGACGTCGAATTCGCCGTGCAGCTCCTCCAGTTGGTGCACGGCCGGGAGGACGGCTCGCTGCGCAGCGGCACCACCCTCAAAGCCCTCCAGGCCCTCGCCGCCGGCGGCTACGTGGGCCGCGCCGACGCCGCCCAGCTCGACGAGGCCTACCGCTTCCTGCGCTCCATGGAGCACCGCATCCAGCTCTACCGGCTGCGCCGCACCCACCTCGTCCCCGAGGACGAGGACGACCTGCGCCGCCTCGGCCGCTCCCTCGGCCTGCGCACCGACCCGGTGACCGAGCTGAACCGCGAGTGGAAGCGGCACGCCTCCGTCGTACGACGGCTGCACGAGAAGCTGTTCTACCGACCGCTGTTGGACGCTGTGGCCCAACTCGGGCCCGGCGAGATCCGGTTGAGCACCGGGGCGGCCAGGGAGCGGCTGGTCGCGCTCGGGTACGCCGACCCGGCCTCCGCCCTGCGCCACCTGGAGGCCCTCGCCTCCGGGGTCACCCGCAAGGCCGCCATCCAGCGAACTCTCCTTCCCGTCCTGCTGGGTTGGTTCGCCGAGTCCGCCGACCCGGACGCCGGACTGCTCAACTTCCGCAAGGTGTCGGACGCGTTGGGCAAGACGCCCTGGTATCTGCGGCTGCTGAGGGACGAGGGCGCCGCCGCCGAGAACCTCGCCCGGGTCCTGTCGGCCGGCCGCCTCGCCCCCGACCTGCTGATGCGCGCCCCCGAAGCCGTCGCCCTCCTCGGCGACGGCGACGGTGGCGGGCTCTCCCTGCGCGGGCGCGAGCATCTGGAACAGGAGATCCTCGCCGCCGTCCGCCGCGCCGACGGGGCCGCACAGGCGGTCACCGCGGCCCGCGGGGTGCGCCGCCGCGAACTCTTCCGTACGGCCGCCGCGGACATCGTCGGCTCCTACGGCACCGAGACTCAGCCCGCCGAACCGGACCAGGGCGCCCTGGTCGACCGCGTCGGCGCCGCCGTGTCCGACCTGACCGCGGCGACCCTCGCCGGCACCCTGCGCGCGGTCGTCCGGGAGGGCTGGGGCGACACCCTGCCGACCCGCTTCGCCGTCATCGGCATGGGCCGTTTCGGCGGTCACGAACTCGGCTACGGCTCCGACGCGGACGTCCTGTTCGTGCACGAACCGCGCGAGGGCGTCGACGAGCGGGAGGCCTCCCAGGCCGCCAACAAGGTCGTCTCCGAGATGCGCCGACTGCTCCAGATCCCGAGCGCCGACCCGCCGCTGCTGATCGACGCCGACCTGCGCCCGGAGGGCAAGTCGGGGCCGCTGGTACGGACGTTGACGTCGTACGAGGCCTATTACCGCCGTTGGTCCCTGACTTGGGAGGCGCAGGCGCTGCTGCGGGCCGAACCGGTCGCCGGGGACGAGGAGTTGGGCCGTCGCTTCGTCGAGCTGATCGACCCGCTGCGGTACCCCGCGACGGGGCTGGGGGAGGACGCCGTACGGGAGATCCGGCGGTTGAAGGCGCGGATGGAGTCCGAGCGGTTGCCCCGCGGGGCCGACCCGAAGCTGCACACCAAGCTGGGGCCCGGGGGGTTGTCGGACGTCGAGTGGACGGTCCAGTTGGTGCAGATGCGGCACGGGGCGGGGGAGGCGGGGCTGCGGACCACGCGGACGCGGGCGGCGCTCGTCGCTGCGCGGGACGCCGGGTTGATCTCCGAGGAGGATGCCGCTGTTCTCGACGAGGCGTGGGTGCTGGCTACGCGGGTGCGCAATGCCGTGATGTTGGTGCGGGGGCGGGCGGGGGACACGTTTCCCTCCGAGGCGCGGGAGCTTGCCGCGGTGGGGCGGTATCTGGGGTATGAGGCGGGGCATGTGGGGGACATGCTCGACGACTACCGGCGGACTGCTCGGCGGGCTCGGGGGGTCGTGGAGGAACTGTTCTACGGGGCGTAG
- a CDS encoding DMT family transporter, translating into MSPASTLRMAVLALLWGSGFLWIKLALDHGLSPAQITIARCALGTAVLFLLARASGQRLPRSRATWGHLTVAALFCNAIPFALFAVGEQTVDSGVAGVLNATTPLWSLLLGVALGTDRALRPLRLTGLLAGFAGTVLIFAPWHRSGLLTWGALALLAAAASYAVAFAYMARKLASGEAPLAYSAAQLLMATAWTTLSLPAAGPMNADLTALGAVTALGILGTGVTFYLNYRLIADEGPTTAATVGYLLPVVSVALGAMVLDERVGLRVLTGMAVVLTGIALTHLGARGTARPAPTDPQPKNEPSYAP; encoded by the coding sequence ATGTCACCCGCCTCCACCCTTCGCATGGCTGTTCTCGCGCTCCTGTGGGGCTCCGGCTTCCTCTGGATCAAACTGGCACTCGACCACGGCCTGTCCCCCGCCCAGATCACGATCGCGCGGTGCGCGCTGGGCACGGCCGTGCTGTTCCTCCTGGCCCGGGCGTCCGGCCAGCGCCTGCCCCGCTCCCGCGCCACCTGGGGTCACCTGACCGTGGCGGCTCTGTTCTGCAACGCCATCCCCTTCGCCCTGTTCGCGGTGGGCGAGCAGACCGTCGACTCCGGCGTCGCGGGCGTCCTGAACGCGACGACTCCGCTGTGGTCGCTCCTGCTCGGCGTCGCGCTGGGCACGGACCGGGCCCTGCGGCCGCTCAGGCTGACCGGCCTCTTGGCCGGCTTCGCCGGCACGGTCCTGATCTTCGCCCCCTGGCACCGCTCGGGCCTGCTGACCTGGGGCGCCCTGGCCCTCCTGGCGGCGGCGGCAAGCTACGCGGTGGCCTTCGCCTACATGGCCCGCAAACTCGCCTCGGGCGAGGCCCCGTTGGCGTACTCCGCGGCCCAGCTTCTGATGGCGACGGCGTGGACGACCCTGTCGCTACCGGCCGCGGGCCCGATGAACGCCGACCTGACGGCACTGGGCGCGGTGACGGCCCTGGGGATCCTGGGCACGGGAGTGACGTTCTACCTCAACTACCGCCTGATCGCGGACGAGGGCCCGACGACGGCGGCAACGGTCGGCTACCTGCTGCCTGTTGTGTCGGTGGCCCTGGGAGCGATGGTGCTGGACGAGCGCGTCGGGCTACGAGTGCTGACGGGCATGGCGGTCGTCTTGACGGGGATCGCGCTGACCCACCTAGGGGCGCGGGGAACTGCGCGACCAGCCCCCACCGACCCGCAGCCGAAGAACGAACCCTCCTACGCCCCGTAG